One genomic segment of Deinococcus terrestris includes these proteins:
- the uvrB gene encoding excinuclease ABC subunit UvrB, with protein MLRVKSDFTPSGDQPTAIRSLVDGLESGLRFQTLLGATGTGKTYSMAKVIEETGRPALIMAPNKILTAQLASEFREFFPDAAVEFFISYYDYYQPEAYVPGKDLFIEKDAAINQEIERLRHSTTRSLLTRRDTIVVASVSCIYGLGDPKEYTALNAVLKKGGAMPRDELLGRLVNMQYERNDIEMMPGRFRVKGETVEVWPAYDEQPLRIEMWGDDIERISVVHPLTGDRLADLDATVIYPAKHYVSSAGNIERAIVTIQEELDQRLEYFKSVGKLLEAQRLKERTLYDLEMLKVLGYCSGIENYSRHIDGRTPGAMPYTMLDYFPDDFVTFIDESHVTVPQIGGMANGDRARKQTLVDYGFRLPSAMDNRPLNFDEFLSKTGQTVFVSATPGPFERQVSDSVADQIIRPTGLVDPPVSVRPIQGQIEDLLGRVRERAAKGERTLVTTLTKRMSEDLTEYLLEKGVKARYMHSDIDSVERQVIIRDLRLGHYDVLVGINLLREGLDLPEVSLVAILDADKPGFLRSERALIQTIGRAARNVNGEVILYGDTVTPAMEYAMEETRRRREKQVAYNEEHGITPTTVRKGVRDVIRGEEQPDEVSSENVGDDRDALAAQLTDLELDMWQASEDLDFERAASLRDQIRAIEAKLQGKEFKQATVPGQKVRRKGRR; from the coding sequence ATGCTACGGGTCAAGTCAGACTTCACACCGTCCGGTGACCAGCCCACCGCCATCAGGTCGCTGGTCGATGGCCTGGAGTCCGGCCTGCGCTTCCAGACCCTGCTGGGGGCGACGGGCACCGGCAAGACCTACTCCATGGCGAAGGTCATCGAGGAGACGGGCCGCCCCGCCCTCATCATGGCGCCCAACAAGATCCTGACCGCGCAGCTCGCCTCCGAGTTCCGCGAGTTCTTCCCGGACGCGGCGGTCGAGTTCTTCATCTCGTACTACGACTACTACCAGCCTGAGGCGTACGTGCCGGGCAAGGACCTCTTCATCGAGAAGGACGCCGCCATCAACCAGGAGATCGAGCGGCTGCGGCACTCCACCACCCGCAGCCTGCTCACGCGGCGCGACACCATCGTGGTGGCGTCGGTGTCGTGCATCTACGGCCTGGGGGACCCCAAGGAGTACACGGCGCTCAACGCAGTGCTGAAAAAGGGCGGCGCCATGCCCCGCGACGAGCTGCTGGGGCGGCTGGTGAACATGCAGTACGAGCGCAACGATATTGAGATGATGCCGGGCCGCTTCCGGGTCAAGGGCGAGACGGTCGAAGTCTGGCCCGCCTACGACGAGCAGCCCCTGCGGATCGAGATGTGGGGCGACGACATCGAGCGCATCTCTGTGGTTCATCCCCTCACCGGAGACCGGCTGGCCGACCTTGACGCGACCGTGATCTACCCCGCCAAGCATTACGTCTCCTCGGCGGGCAATATCGAGCGGGCCATCGTGACGATTCAGGAGGAGCTGGACCAACGGCTCGAATACTTCAAGTCGGTGGGCAAGCTGCTGGAGGCGCAGCGGCTCAAGGAGCGCACCCTCTACGACCTGGAGATGCTCAAGGTGCTGGGCTACTGCTCGGGCATCGAGAATTACTCGCGGCACATCGACGGGCGAACGCCGGGGGCCATGCCCTACACCATGCTGGACTACTTCCCGGACGACTTCGTGACGTTTATCGACGAGTCACACGTGACGGTCCCGCAGATCGGCGGGATGGCGAACGGCGACCGGGCGCGAAAGCAGACGCTGGTGGACTACGGCTTCCGGCTGCCGTCCGCAATGGACAACCGGCCCCTCAACTTCGACGAGTTCCTGTCCAAGACTGGGCAGACCGTGTTCGTCTCGGCCACCCCCGGCCCCTTCGAGCGGCAGGTCAGCGACTCGGTGGCTGACCAGATCATCCGCCCGACCGGGCTGGTGGACCCGCCCGTCAGCGTACGCCCAATTCAGGGCCAGATCGAGGACCTGCTGGGCCGGGTGCGCGAACGGGCGGCGAAGGGCGAGCGCACGCTGGTCACCACCCTGACCAAGCGCATGTCCGAAGACCTCACCGAGTACCTGCTGGAAAAGGGCGTCAAGGCGAGGTACATGCACTCGGACATCGACAGCGTGGAGCGGCAGGTCATCATCCGCGACCTGCGACTGGGGCACTACGACGTGCTGGTGGGCATCAACCTGCTGCGCGAGGGCCTCGACCTGCCGGAAGTCTCGCTGGTGGCGATTCTGGACGCGGACAAGCCGGGCTTCCTCCGCAGCGAGCGGGCGCTGATTCAGACCATCGGCCGCGCGGCCCGCAACGTGAACGGCGAGGTGATTCTCTACGGCGATACGGTGACCCCGGCGATGGAATACGCGATGGAGGAAACCCGTCGCCGCCGCGAGAAGCAGGTCGCCTACAACGAGGAACACGGCATCACGCCGACCACCGTTCGCAAGGGCGTGCGCGACGTGATTCGGGGCGAGGAACAGCCAGACGAGGTCAGCTCCGAGAATGTGGGCGACGACCGCGACGCGCTGGCCGCCCAGCTCACCGACCTCGAACTCGACATGTGGCAGGCGTCGGAAGACCTCGACTTCGAGCGGGCCGCCTCGCTGCGCGACCAGATTCGCGCCAT
- a CDS encoding alpha/beta hydrolase family protein, whose protein sequence is MPTALSIPTPAGHALAASLYMPAQPPVGAVLLAPATGIERRFYHAFAEYLAGEGYGVLSFDVQGIGESRTGHLRDCPASLVSWGANDLPAALDELTRQVPGARYHLIGHSAGGQLAGLMPNGERLSSLLAVAGSSGRIANMPLSYRAQAEAFMRVIIPASNRAVGYSRTDLVGMGGPLPREVGAQWARWCLGRGYVETGFGREVGEHFYGALDIPSLWLNAADDDIAVTANVDDMIRVFTKMALHAEKRTLVPAEHGLSRIGHMGFFRRESRTLWPIAAEWLERHAGGNS, encoded by the coding sequence ATGCCCACGGCCCTCAGCATCCCCACCCCGGCAGGTCATGCGCTCGCTGCCAGCCTGTACATGCCCGCCCAGCCGCCGGTCGGGGCAGTTCTGCTGGCTCCGGCAACGGGGATAGAACGGCGCTTTTACCATGCCTTCGCGGAGTACCTGGCAGGCGAGGGCTACGGCGTGCTGAGCTTTGATGTTCAGGGCATCGGGGAATCGCGGACAGGACACTTGCGCGACTGTCCGGCCTCGCTGGTCAGTTGGGGCGCGAACGATCTGCCTGCCGCCCTGGACGAGCTGACGCGGCAGGTTCCGGGCGCGAGGTACCACCTGATCGGCCACAGCGCGGGCGGGCAACTTGCCGGGCTGATGCCGAACGGGGAGCGGCTCTCCTCGCTGCTGGCGGTGGCGGGGTCGTCGGGCCGGATTGCGAACATGCCGCTGTCCTACCGCGCCCAGGCCGAGGCATTCATGCGGGTCATCATTCCCGCCAGCAACCGCGCCGTGGGATACTCGCGCACCGATCTGGTCGGGATGGGCGGTCCCCTGCCGCGCGAGGTCGGAGCGCAGTGGGCACGCTGGTGCCTGGGCCGGGGCTACGTGGAAACCGGCTTCGGGCGCGAGGTGGGCGAACATTTTTACGGCGCCCTGGACATTCCCAGCCTGTGGCTGAACGCTGCCGACGACGACATCGCCGTCACTGCCAACGTGGACGACATGATTCGTGTCTTCACGAAGATGGCCCTCCACGCCGAGAAGCGCACCCTTGTCCCTGCCGAGCATGGCCTGAGCCGCATCGGTCACATGGGCTTTTTCCGGCGCGAGTCGCGGACGCTGTGGCCCATCGCAGCGGAGTGGCTGGAGCGGCACGCGGGCGGGAACTCCTGA
- a CDS encoding AAA family ATPase encodes MERVLIVGSPGAGKSTFAKRLAERTGLPLVHLDDLYWERGWKPVERERWLSRLSDALVGDRWILDGNFSSTLLRRAYRADTVIFLKLPRLRCLWRAFWRERLGTYPHGEHPPKWPSQALLLDI; translated from the coding sequence GTGGAGCGCGTCCTGATCGTCGGCAGCCCCGGCGCGGGCAAGAGCACCTTCGCCAAGCGGCTGGCAGAGCGCACGGGCCTCCCCCTCGTGCATCTCGACGACCTGTACTGGGAGAGGGGGTGGAAGCCGGTCGAGCGGGAGCGGTGGCTGTCGCGCCTCTCAGACGCGCTCGTGGGCGATCGCTGGATTCTGGACGGGAACTTTTCGAGCACGCTCCTCCGGCGGGCGTACCGGGCCGATACGGTCATCTTCCTGAAGCTGCCGCGCCTGCGGTGCCTCTGGCGGGCCTTCTGGCGCGAGCGGCTGGGCACGTACCCGCACGGCGAGCATCCCCCGAAGTGGCCCTCGCAGGCGCTACTGCTGGACATCTGA
- a CDS encoding class I SAM-dependent methyltransferase — translation MTGNPEYNDPRLVPLYDLQNRWGADDDFFLARANEQPDSRILDLGCGTGRLTVALAQAGHRVTGIDPARASLDAARRKLGAEAVNWIHGTAQDAPGAAFDLALMTSHVAQIFVEDAEWAGVLGQLHRALVPGGRLVFDSRDPTARGWEVWDSGDERDRLILPDGRELDTWTRVERVADGRVTFVGYTHFLASGETVVDRSTLRFRTEAELHRSLGAAGFEVERVYGSWHGERVGEGCGELVIVARKPEWSAS, via the coding sequence ATGACCGGGAATCCTGAATACAACGACCCCCGCCTCGTCCCCCTCTATGACCTCCAGAACCGTTGGGGCGCCGACGACGACTTTTTTCTGGCGCGGGCGAACGAACAGCCGGACAGCCGCATCCTCGATCTGGGCTGCGGCACGGGCCGCCTGACGGTGGCGCTGGCGCAGGCCGGGCACCGGGTCACGGGCATCGACCCCGCCCGCGCCTCCCTGGACGCGGCGCGGCGGAAACTGGGGGCGGAGGCCGTGAACTGGATTCACGGCACGGCGCAGGACGCTCCGGGCGCCGCGTTCGACCTCGCGCTGATGACCTCGCACGTCGCGCAGATTTTCGTGGAGGACGCGGAGTGGGCTGGAGTGCTGGGCCAGCTTCACCGCGCCCTGGTCCCCGGTGGGCGGCTGGTCTTCGATTCACGCGACCCGACCGCGCGGGGCTGGGAGGTGTGGGATTCGGGCGATGAGCGCGACCGCCTGATCCTGCCGGATGGTCGGGAACTGGACACCTGGACGCGGGTGGAGCGGGTCGCAGATGGCCGCGTGACCTTCGTGGGCTACACGCATTTTCTGGCCTCGGGGGAGACGGTCGTGGACCGCAGCACCCTGCGCTTCCGCACCGAGGCCGAACTGCACCGGAGTCTCGGGGCCGCTGGATTCGAGGTGGAGCGCGTTTACGGCAGCTGGCATGGGGAGCGCGTGGGCGAGGGGTGCGGCGAACTGGTCATCGTGGCGAGGAAACCGGAGTGGAGCGCGTCCTGA
- a CDS encoding NUDIX hydrolase, producing the protein MTDLRLPLPGGGLLALRVALLCLDGGRLLTCWDHRYPDFLALPGGAVQAGESSEAAARREWHEETGLGAGEVQLAGVVENFFDWEGAPAHELGFYYRISPSALPVAPCPVRDNPDVELRWLPLSELGEHTVYPLCLPELLRVPTGQVRHFVVDERSRA; encoded by the coding sequence GTGACCGATCTCAGACTGCCGCTTCCCGGTGGGGGCCTGTTGGCCCTGCGCGTGGCCCTGCTGTGCCTGGACGGTGGGCGGCTGCTCACCTGCTGGGACCACCGGTATCCCGACTTCCTGGCCCTTCCAGGCGGCGCGGTGCAGGCCGGGGAGAGCAGCGAGGCCGCCGCCCGCCGCGAATGGCACGAGGAAACCGGCCTGGGTGCGGGCGAGGTGCAACTGGCCGGGGTGGTCGAGAACTTCTTCGACTGGGAGGGCGCCCCCGCGCACGAGCTGGGCTTTTACTACCGCATCTCGCCGTCCGCCCTGCCCGTCGCCCCCTGCCCGGTGCGGGACAATCCCGACGTGGAACTGCGCTGGCTGCCGCTGTCTGAACTGGGCGAGCACACCGTCTATCCGCTGTGCCTGCCCGAGCTGCTGCGGGTGCCGACGGGGCAAGTGCGGCATTTCGTGGTGGACGAGCGGAGCCGGGCATGA
- a CDS encoding type II toxin-antitoxin system PemK/MazF family toxin — protein sequence MPRAWRRGDICWCDVDKRRPVVILTRDALIPHLSNVTVAPLTTRVRGIASQVVLDTFDGVPERCAISLDNLQTIPKDDLGDFISSLAPFRLKEMQRAAIFALELDALGEELGGRS from the coding sequence ATGCCCCGTGCCTGGAGGCGCGGCGACATCTGCTGGTGCGACGTGGACAAGCGGCGTCCCGTCGTCATCCTGACCCGTGACGCACTCATTCCCCACCTGAGCAATGTCACGGTCGCGCCCCTGACCACACGGGTGCGCGGCATCGCCTCACAGGTGGTGCTAGACACCTTTGACGGCGTGCCGGAACGCTGCGCGATCAGCCTGGACAATCTCCAGACCATCCCGAAAGACGACCTGGGCGACTTCATTTCCTCACTGGCTCCCTTCCGGCTCAAGGAGATGCAGCGGGCGGCGATATTCGCTCTCGAGCTGGACGCCCTGGGGGAGGAGTTGGGAGGGAGGAGCTGA
- a CDS encoding ribbon-helix-helix domain-containing protein, whose translation MKTVQMTIDDALLAAVDEAVAAGQETRSAFIRAALQAELKRRRNSALEEEHRQSHLEQPDDDVWRPARRAWGD comes from the coding sequence ATGAAGACCGTGCAGATGACCATCGACGACGCTCTGCTGGCGGCGGTGGACGAGGCTGTAGCGGCAGGACAGGAAACCCGCAGCGCCTTTATCCGCGCGGCCCTGCAAGCAGAACTGAAGCGTCGCCGGAACAGCGCGTTGGAAGAAGAACACCGGCAGAGCCACCTGGAACAGCCGGACGACGACGTATGGCGCCCCGCGCGGCGGGCCTGGGGGGACTGA
- a CDS encoding LysR family transcriptional regulator encodes MELRHLRHFVALAEEGHFGRAAERVFVVQQALSNSIKNLEDEVGVPLVRRTTRRVQLTPAGEEFLVGARQTLALAAQTVEGARRAARGEVGRLTLGFVSGLAFGGLPEIVRVFRERFPEVSVDLRELTAQEQEAGLRGGTVDLGLMLLPVRDPSLSSRPLWRQPLVAALPAGHPLATRAELEIGDLAGEPFVFFPRHLRATYFDQVMRWTSGAGYTPGVVQEAIEVPTLLSLVAAGIGVFLPIRFFESLALPGVVYRPVRDAPLIEIVAVWRGGGEVSPVVGSFLEVAAEVLGSGQANP; translated from the coding sequence ATGGAACTCCGGCACCTCCGCCACTTCGTCGCCCTCGCGGAAGAGGGGCACTTCGGCCGCGCCGCCGAGCGGGTCTTTGTGGTGCAGCAGGCGCTGTCGAACTCCATCAAGAATCTGGAGGACGAGGTAGGCGTGCCGCTGGTGCGCCGGACCACCCGCCGGGTACAGCTCACGCCCGCCGGGGAGGAGTTTCTGGTGGGCGCCCGTCAGACCCTCGCGCTCGCGGCGCAGACGGTCGAGGGGGCGCGGCGGGCGGCGCGGGGCGAGGTCGGGCGGCTGACGCTGGGCTTCGTGAGTGGGCTGGCGTTCGGGGGCCTCCCGGAGATCGTGCGGGTCTTCCGCGAGCGCTTTCCGGAGGTCAGTGTGGACCTGCGCGAACTCACCGCCCAGGAGCAGGAGGCGGGGCTGCGCGGCGGCACGGTGGACCTGGGGCTGATGCTGCTGCCCGTGCGCGATCCCTCGCTCAGCTCGCGTCCGCTGTGGCGGCAGCCGCTGGTGGCCGCGCTGCCCGCCGGGCACCCGCTGGCGACGCGGGCCGAGTTGGAGATCGGGGACCTCGCGGGCGAGCCCTTCGTGTTTTTCCCCCGGCACCTGCGGGCGACCTACTTCGATCAGGTCATGCGCTGGACCTCGGGTGCGGGCTACACGCCGGGGGTGGTGCAGGAAGCGATCGAGGTGCCCACCCTGCTCTCGCTGGTCGCGGCGGGAATCGGCGTCTTTTTGCCCATCCGCTTTTTCGAGTCGCTGGCCCTGCCCGGCGTGGTCTACCGCCCGGTGCGGGACGCACCCCTGATCGAGATCGTGGCCGTGTGGCGCGGCGGCGGGGAGGTCAGTCCAGTGGTGGGGAGCTTTCTGGAGGTGGCCGCAGAAGTGCTCGGCAGCGGGCAGGCCAACCCGTAA
- the aceE gene encoding pyruvate dehydrogenase (acetyl-transferring), homodimeric type — protein MTTSPPNRPPRAGLPPQEREKLNEVEKQEWLDSLAYVFADAGDDRAAQLLEDLDHYAYFHGAPIQFKQNTPYINTIDADAQPDYPGDAELERKIRNAIRWNAVAMVVKANKKSDGIGGHLSTYASSAELLEVGFNHFFRGHGAGPDRDLIFFQGHASPGVYARSFLEGRFDEARLNNFRRELSPNGPGLSSYPHPWLMPDYWEFPTVSMGLGPIQAIYQARFIKYLENRGLKPKGNAKVWAFLGDGEMDEPQSVGALRFAAYENLDNIVFVLNANLQRLDGPVRANSKVIQEFEALFRGAGWNVIKVVWDSKWDELLAKDYNGTIVKRFEELVDGESQRYAAFGGKELREKFFNTPELQALIEGWSDADLELLNRGGHDIHKIYAAYDRAVKHEGSPTVIIARTVKGYGLGETAQARNVAHQVKKLEFDALKTLRTLLELPLTDEQVEHLDFYHPGADSPEIKYMLERREALGGFVPERIVDYPHPTVPTGEFYEEFAAGSKGRAVSTTMAAVQILSKLLRDKEIGKLVVPIVPDEARTFGMDALVPRIGIYSPRGQTYQPVDFGSLMAYKESTDGQMLEEGITEDGAMASWIAAATSYANHGVPTIPFYVFYSMFGMQRIGDLVWAAADQRARGFLFGATAGRTTLAGEGLQHQDGNSLLQAYVVPNLKVYDPAFAYELAVIVEAGIQRMYVDGLDEFYYVTIDNENEVQPPMPEDGRPHEEIRDGILRGLYRFQKSGNTKAKLRAQLLASGPAMGAALEAVTLLEGYGVAADVWSVTSYKELHQDALLTQRRNMLHPQEEPRPSYVASQLSKENAPGVIVSVSDYVKLGADGLNGHLDRKVWTLGTDGFGRSEAREELRDFFEVDAKHVVLATLYALHRDGKVKGDVVARAIADLGIDPEREAPVLR, from the coding sequence ATGACAACATCGCCGCCGAACCGTCCCCCGCGTGCGGGATTGCCGCCGCAGGAGCGCGAGAAGCTCAACGAGGTCGAGAAGCAGGAGTGGCTCGACTCGCTCGCCTACGTCTTCGCCGACGCGGGCGACGACCGGGCCGCGCAACTGCTCGAAGACCTCGACCACTACGCCTATTTCCACGGGGCGCCGATTCAGTTCAAGCAGAACACGCCGTACATCAACACCATCGACGCGGACGCGCAGCCCGATTACCCCGGCGACGCCGAGCTGGAGCGCAAGATTCGCAACGCGATCCGCTGGAACGCCGTGGCGATGGTCGTCAAGGCGAACAAGAAGAGTGACGGCATCGGCGGGCACCTCTCGACCTACGCGTCCTCGGCCGAGCTGCTGGAGGTGGGCTTCAACCACTTCTTCCGGGGGCACGGGGCCGGGCCGGACCGCGACCTGATCTTCTTCCAGGGGCACGCCAGCCCCGGCGTGTACGCCCGCTCCTTTCTGGAAGGCCGTTTCGACGAGGCGCGGCTGAACAACTTCCGGCGTGAGCTCAGCCCGAACGGCCCCGGCCTGTCCTCCTACCCGCACCCCTGGTTGATGCCCGACTACTGGGAGTTCCCGACTGTCAGCATGGGCCTCGGCCCCATCCAAGCGATCTATCAGGCCCGCTTCATCAAGTACCTGGAAAACCGGGGCCTGAAGCCGAAGGGGAACGCGAAGGTCTGGGCCTTCCTGGGCGACGGCGAGATGGACGAGCCGCAGTCGGTAGGGGCGCTCAGATTCGCCGCCTACGAGAACCTCGACAACATCGTCTTCGTCCTGAACGCCAACCTCCAGCGCCTCGACGGGCCGGTGCGGGCCAACTCCAAGGTGATTCAGGAGTTCGAGGCCCTGTTCCGGGGGGCAGGTTGGAACGTCATCAAGGTGGTCTGGGACTCCAAGTGGGACGAGCTGCTGGCGAAGGACTACAACGGCACCATCGTCAAGCGGTTCGAGGAACTGGTGGACGGCGAGTCGCAGCGCTACGCGGCCTTCGGCGGCAAGGAGCTGCGCGAGAAGTTCTTCAACACGCCCGAGCTTCAGGCACTGATCGAGGGCTGGTCCGACGCCGATCTCGAACTGCTCAACCGGGGCGGGCACGACATCCACAAGATTTACGCGGCCTACGACCGTGCCGTGAAGCATGAGGGCAGCCCGACCGTCATCATCGCCCGCACGGTGAAGGGCTACGGCCTGGGCGAGACGGCGCAGGCCCGCAACGTCGCCCACCAGGTCAAGAAGCTGGAATTCGACGCGCTCAAGACCCTGCGGACCCTGCTGGAACTGCCCCTCACCGACGAGCAGGTCGAACATCTGGACTTCTACCACCCCGGCGCGGACAGCCCCGAAATCAAGTACATGCTGGAGCGGCGGGAGGCGCTGGGCGGCTTTGTCCCTGAGCGGATCGTGGACTACCCCCACCCCACCGTCCCGACCGGCGAGTTCTACGAGGAATTCGCGGCCGGGAGCAAAGGCCGCGCGGTCAGCACCACGATGGCCGCCGTGCAGATCCTGAGCAAGCTGCTGCGCGACAAGGAGATCGGCAAGCTCGTCGTGCCCATCGTCCCCGACGAGGCCCGCACCTTCGGGATGGACGCGCTGGTGCCCCGCATCGGCATCTACTCGCCGCGTGGGCAGACCTACCAGCCCGTCGACTTCGGCTCGCTGATGGCCTACAAGGAGAGCACCGACGGCCAGATGCTCGAAGAAGGCATCACCGAGGACGGCGCGATGGCCTCGTGGATCGCGGCGGCGACAAGCTACGCCAACCACGGCGTGCCCACCATCCCCTTCTACGTCTTCTATTCCATGTTCGGGATGCAGCGCATCGGGGACCTGGTGTGGGCGGCCGCCGACCAGCGGGCACGCGGCTTCCTGTTCGGGGCGACGGCCGGGCGTACCACCCTGGCGGGCGAGGGCCTCCAGCACCAGGACGGCAACTCGCTGCTCCAGGCGTACGTCGTGCCCAACCTCAAGGTGTACGACCCCGCCTTCGCCTACGAGCTCGCCGTGATCGTGGAGGCGGGCATTCAGCGGATGTATGTGGACGGACTCGACGAGTTCTATTACGTCACCATCGACAACGAGAACGAGGTCCAGCCCCCCATGCCGGAAGACGGCCGCCCGCACGAGGAGATTCGAGACGGCATCCTGCGCGGGCTGTACCGCTTCCAGAAGAGCGGAAACACCAAGGCCAAGCTCCGCGCCCAGCTTCTCGCCAGCGGCCCGGCGATGGGCGCGGCGCTGGAAGCCGTCACGCTGCTGGAGGGCTACGGGGTCGCCGCCGATGTGTGGAGCGTCACCAGCTACAAGGAACTGCACCAGGACGCTCTGCTGACCCAGCGGCGCAACATGCTGCACCCGCAGGAGGAGCCGCGCCCCAGCTACGTCGCCTCGCAACTGAGCAAGGAGAACGCGCCCGGCGTGATCGTCTCGGTGAGCGACTACGTGAAGCTGGGCGCTGACGGCCTGAACGGGCACCTCGACCGCAAGGTCTGGACGCTGGGCACCGACGGCTTCGGGCGCAGTGAGGCCCGCGAGGAACTGCGCGACTTCTTCGAGGTGGATGCCAAGCATGTCGTGCTGGCGACCCTCTACGCCCTGCACCGCGACGGCAAGGTCAAGGGCGACGTGGTGGCGAGGGCCATCGCGGACCTCGGTATCGACCCCGAGCGGGAAGCCCCCGTCCTGCGTTAA
- a CDS encoding 2-oxo acid dehydrogenase subunit E2: MATELKLPDVGDNIEQGTVVTVLVKPGDTVEEGQPIIEIETDKAVVEVPASAGGTVEAVNVNVGDTVQVGGVILTLGGGTSAPASDGGGGDAQGGQTPAPGTPSAEPDAPTVASDPDTANRVAQAQMEAQKEQAGTGGGASVASSQSPVATGGASAGAQVTLPDVGDNIEQGTVVTVLVKPGDQVSEGQPVIEIETDKAVVEVPSNASGTVESVGVNVGDTVKVGGVILTLGGGQASAATASASAPAAEPDVSATAPQPGTASRVAQAQQEAQKEQAGSTGSTPPTGERTPTQSAATQAPGAQRPYDTQTYDGRQIIPAAPSVRRMAREIGVDIHDVHGTGIAGRISEEDVRQAAGGGQRPAASTQPGAAPAPAPAPATAAPAPAQAAPLPNFEKWGSVRREDMSGIRKATIRSMTTSWTTIPMVTHFDKADVTRMEETRRQFGARVEKAGGKLTMTHILMKVVANALRKFPKFGASLDLAAQQVIYKEYVNLGVAVDTPQGLLVPVLKDADRKSITEIVLELSELAERARERKLKPDEMQGATFTISNLGGIGGTGFTPIVNSPEVAILGVSRGGMEPVWDKETGSFEPRNMLPLSLTYDHRLIDGADAARFLRFVCETLEDPFLISL; this comes from the coding sequence ATGGCGACAGAACTCAAATTGCCCGACGTGGGCGACAACATCGAACAGGGCACCGTGGTGACAGTCCTCGTGAAGCCGGGCGACACGGTCGAGGAAGGCCAGCCCATCATCGAGATCGAGACGGACAAGGCGGTCGTGGAGGTTCCGGCCAGCGCGGGCGGCACCGTCGAGGCCGTCAACGTGAACGTGGGGGACACCGTGCAGGTGGGCGGCGTGATTCTGACGCTGGGGGGCGGCACTTCGGCCCCGGCGAGCGATGGGGGAGGCGGCGACGCGCAGGGTGGGCAGACCCCCGCGCCCGGCACCCCCTCCGCTGAGCCGGACGCGCCGACGGTGGCAAGCGACCCCGACACCGCCAACCGGGTCGCGCAGGCGCAGATGGAGGCGCAGAAGGAGCAGGCGGGGACGGGCGGAGGCGCTTCAGTCGCCAGTTCCCAGTCGCCAGTCGCCACCGGTGGGGCGTCGGCGGGCGCTCAGGTCACCCTCCCCGACGTGGGCGACAACATCGAGCAGGGGACAGTGGTGACGGTGCTCGTCAAGCCGGGCGACCAGGTCAGCGAGGGCCAGCCCGTCATCGAGATCGAGACGGACAAGGCCGTGGTCGAGGTTCCGTCGAATGCGTCCGGCACCGTCGAGAGCGTGGGCGTGAACGTGGGTGACACCGTGAAGGTGGGCGGCGTGATTCTGACGCTGGGCGGCGGTCAGGCTTCGGCAGCCACAGCATCGGCCTCCGCTCCCGCTGCTGAACCCGACGTGTCGGCCACGGCTCCGCAGCCGGGCACCGCCAGCCGGGTCGCCCAGGCCCAGCAGGAGGCGCAGAAGGAGCAGGCCGGAAGCACGGGGAGCACACCGCCCACGGGCGAGCGCACGCCCACCCAGTCGGCCGCCACCCAGGCGCCCGGTGCCCAGCGGCCCTACGACACCCAGACCTACGACGGCCGCCAGATCATTCCCGCCGCGCCCAGCGTGCGCCGGATGGCCCGCGAGATCGGGGTGGACATCCACGACGTTCACGGTACGGGCATCGCCGGGCGCATCAGCGAGGAAGACGTGCGGCAGGCAGCCGGGGGCGGTCAGCGGCCAGCCGCCAGCACCCAGCCTGGGGCGGCCCCGGCCCCGGCCCCGGCTCCTGCGACTGCGGCGCCCGCGCCCGCCCAGGCCGCGCCCCTCCCCAACTTCGAGAAGTGGGGCAGCGTGCGCCGCGAGGACATGAGCGGCATCCGCAAGGCGACGATCCGCTCCATGACAACCTCGTGGACGACCATCCCGATGGTCACACACTTCGACAAGGCGGACGTGACCCGCATGGAGGAGACGCGCCGCCAGTTCGGGGCGCGGGTCGAGAAGGCGGGCGGCAAGCTCACCATGACCCACATCCTGATGAAGGTCGTGGCAAACGCCCTGCGGAAGTTCCCCAAGTTCGGCGCCTCGCTCGACCTGGCCGCGCAGCAGGTCATCTACAAGGAGTACGTCAACCTCGGTGTGGCGGTGGACACGCCCCAGGGCCTGCTCGTGCCCGTCCTCAAGGACGCTGACCGCAAGAGCATCACCGAGATCGTGCTGGAGCTGAGCGAACTGGCCGAACGCGCCCGCGAGCGTAAGCTCAAGCCCGACGAGATGCAGGGGGCGACCTTCACCATCTCCAATCTCGGCGGGATTGGGGGCACCGGCTTCACGCCTATCGTGAACAGCCCGGAAGTTGCCATTCTGGGCGTGTCGCGCGGAGGCATGGAGCCGGTCTGGGACAAGGAGACGGGGAGCTTTGAGCCCCGCAACATGCTGCCCCTCAGCCTAACCTACGACCACCGATTGATTGACGGCGCGGACGCGGCCCGCTTCCTGCGCTTCGTGTGCGAGACGCTGGAAGACCCGTTCCTGATCAGCCTGTAA